In the Oncorhynchus tshawytscha isolate Ot180627B unplaced genomic scaffold, Otsh_v2.0 Un_contig_6203_pilon_pilon, whole genome shotgun sequence genome, GAGTCAAGGACCAGTTTTACTTGAGCTTTAGTGAATTGACTAGTCATTGATGCCCAGTTTGCCAACCTAAGGTGAGCTGTAACAGATTTGCATTTGTACAACGGGCTGGACATCTGCCCAACCGGCCAATCAGAGGTCTAACTTATATAGAGGTCAGAATTGTAATGTAATCGATGATATGACAGCAAAACGACTTTTCCTCTCCTATGTAAAACATGCTGTACACTGCATTAGATTGAGATTGACAGGGCCACATTGTCTGGTGCCTGTCGTGGCCCTCACTGTACATCCACATACACCGTCTGTAATATGAGGCCCTAGGCCCTAGGCCATGCACTCTCATATACCAGACACATGAGACCTATAGGCTTCATACAGCTATAGGCATTGCACACGTTGGCCTGTTTCCATAGGTCTATAACTGACCACCTGGAAGTGGCAGAGAGCCAAGAATACACCACCATCTCAAATATACTTATCATCTCAGATCATGTCAATGCTACTTTGACAAGTTATGGTGTACAATTCCAGCTGATCTAAATTCCATACAGTCAGTTCACATTCACACTCTGCCTGGGCTGAGTAGTCGAAAGAGTAGAAGCTTGAAGACAGATGTGTGAAGTTTTTTTTGCAGAGTCAGGAAACGCAGCCGTCGCCTTCGTCATGTCTAGCTTGTTTTACAGTAGACTACCGTCTAATATGttagtacagtatgggttgttttACAGTAACCTACCGTCTAGTACAGTATGAGTTGTTTTACGGTAGCCTACCGTGTAATATGAGAGTAAAGCATGGGTTCGATTAAGTAGCCTACATATGATACTGTATTACAGTATGGGTTGCTTTACAGtagcctactgtctaatacacaaTATATGGGTTGTTTTACAGTAGTCTACTGTATAATACGGTAATACAGTATGGGTTGTTTTACAGTAGCTTACCATCTAATACGGTAAAACAGTATGGGTTGTTTTACAGTAGCCTACTGTATAATACGGTAGGACAGTATGTCTTTTTTTGCCTACCATCAAATATGGCAGTATAGTATGGGTTGTTTTACGGAAGCCTAACATCTAATACAGTAGGACTGTATGGGTTGGTTTACAGTAGCCTATAGTCTTATACGGTAgtacagttttttgtttttttacagtagCCTACCGTCTAATACAGTAGGACATTATGGGTTGTTTAACAGTAGCCTACCGTCTAATATAGGCAGTACATTATGGGTTGTTTTACAGTAGCCTGCCATCTAATACGGTAGAACAGTATGGGTTGTTTTACAGTAGCCTGCAGTCTAATATGGTAGGACAGTATGGGTTGTTTTACAGTAGCCTACCGTCTAATATGGTAGGACAGTATGGGTTGTTTTACAGTAGCTTACCTTTCCTGTGTCTCATTCTAGGACATAACTAACAGTACATAGTCTCTGGTGACAGACATTTAACATAAACTGCTAGCCAGCGGCAACACACAAAATATTTGGTTCCCTACATAACACTGTGTGCCTCCTGGCTCGGTAGCTgcatggtagagtagagtggttgtggtggtggtggtggtggggggtttcTGGGCTCTGCCTACATTGGCTGGTACTGTACAGTCACTACAGTGAGTGGTGGTGAGGTTTCTGTGCTCTCTCAGTGAGTGGTGGTGAGGTTTCTGTGCTCTCTCAGTGAGTGGTGGTGAGGTTTCTGTGCTCTCTCAGTGAGTGGTGGTGAGGTTTCTGTGCTCTCTCAGTGAGTGGTGGTGAGGTTTCTGTGCTCTCTCAGTGAGTGCAGCCTGACAGCCTGTTGACTGTCCTTATCAGTTCTTCACCAGCACCATGTGGTCAGTGAGAGGCTGAGAGCAGTCAGATGGATGGCTCCAGAACAGAGGGCAGTCAGGTCGTTCCCATAAAGATACAGCCCTACCAACGTCAGAGAAATTAATTCTAGTTCCACTAGAGATGGTGATACAGGCTTTGGTTCCACACAGTTTCACCGCTGTTGATGTTGATGTAAGCTACTTACATAAAAGGGtcgttccatttgatttcaatcactttttgactgcACCCTTTTTGATTTGAACTCAATTTTCTCTACATATTTGCAACTTTCAGACCTGAATGCCAAAGCATTTAGGAGATaagaggtgctcaaagttgacccatgtCTCATACTCCACCCtgccatgagacatccatgtcttcatcactggaaaatataAACCGTTGAgtttaatataatttaaaagcttacaaacagggttgtcaaaaaatgtaataattttcttaaatttaaaaaaaaacttttacatCAAATATCTAAAAACACGTAAACTCAGATTCTtttcattttcacatatgttgtagcttagatCCTATTTTACGTCATctgatgtgtttgtgttgttccAGTCATCGGTTGAGACACAGTAGACTCTAGAATatagacatggatgtctcatggtagggAGGTGTCTGCAAAATGGCTCAACTTCAAGCACCTCTATCTCCTAAATGTTCTCCATTCTGGTTCAAAAAGCCCCTTTCTGACACTTCTAACAGGGGTAAATATGTCTGGGAAGTTACATCCAAAACTAAAGGGATGTGGTCAAAAAGGgattgaaatcaaatggaacgaCCCACAAGTCTATTCACACGCTGGGAATTGTACTGTAGAGAAATGTGTCGTTGGTGTTGAATGGCGAATGGATTAAACATTGTCTATAAAACGATGACTTCAAATGATAGGTTATCTGCAGAAGAGGATCCACAGTGATAACGGATTACAGTATATTGCTTCGAAACCACAAACATCTCCTATTTACTCAATGCATTGTCATCGCACTAGCATGCAGAGCATGTACCAAAGGATTCATGTGACCAGCTTAACATGTACGTTGTCCATCAGAAATAACCCCTGGTCAAAGTGGTCTCAACTCGCAGACCGTTTGTGTGAAGTGCTGCTGCTACCCCTTTTATTTTCCATTCATGTCCGATAATGGTATCAGGCTTGACCTCTGACCTATAGGCATACCAGACAGAGTCAGACAGCAACTGGAATGATAAAGACAAGTTAAAAAGAGGCTAGGTCAGGGAGGGAAACATGAGACCCCCACCAATCCTCTACCCACCCTGCTACAGTGATCTATTCCAGACCTTTAAGGCCCTTCACCACCTCTCCCATTCTAGCCCTGTAAAAATAGACCCCATTTTTCACGAGCAAGAACACTAAGTAAGGCTACGGTCTAAATTCATGAGCCATGTAAATGTGTAGGTCTAAATAAAGCCCTGTCGGTGAGGTGTGTGGGATATTGACAGGACGAGCAAAGTATTTCCACAACACTTTATTTCTTTAAACTGTCAATTACATTAGAAAAATTACAGTTGTGTTAAAAAAACAACACCAAGTGAATTAAGTGCATTTTGCAGCAATTCAAGTTTTCAATAGTTTGACAGACAACGATATATTATACACAACATGAATAATGCTTtgctatatttttttatatatttttttcaatctaGTCTAGACTTGAGCAATGTACATTATGTGAAACGAGTTCAAGTGTAAACTTAGTTATTTCCATGAGATATCTATTTCAGTAGATATCAAAaaacagtacagtataaacacGTAGAAATACAAAAGTATAAAAAAAAGAATACGTCTAAACAAAATGTTGCATTTTGTTAGTGAAAAAAAAACGACTTTTCAGAATTGCACTTTCCACCTTGGCTCTAAATTGTGTATTCACCACAGTGAATATCCTAGTTATAACTAGTTGATAAATAACTAGTTACTCTTTCTAAAAAGCAGCTTGTTCATCAAACCAATCCTTATCTCTTAGCCCAAACCTCTCCTCAACTGCAATAATACAGTACTTCTAATACAGTCTTGAGTTAGAGTTTTTActattcctcctcttcttcctcctcttcttcttcctcctccccttcttcttcctctgtcaccacatcatcattatcatcatcatcccccAGTCCAAAGCCCATTTGGTACAAGATGACCTCCACGTCTTCTGTGCACAGTGTAAGGTGCTCCATGTTCTCCAACCCAGGCTCAGGCCTCTCTAAGTTGGAGCCTTTAGCTGCCTCTTTGGCCTGTGCGATGAGCTCCTTCCCACTAATCAGGAACTCTGCTGCATTGCCCTTCTCCATGGTCTGGGCCGCCTTCTCCTTTAGGTTGATACTAGCCTGGAGCTGCTCCGTGTACCTCTCCACCAGGGACCTCAGCAACCCcagcttcctctcctcctcctgggtGATCTTTTCCAGGAGCTGGCCCTTACGTTCCTCCAGGATGGCGTAGAGCAAGTCGAAGCTCTCCCCCAAACGTCTCTTCTGAAGCTGGCTGTTCTCCTCGATGCTCTTGCATGTGTCCTCCATCTGAGCCATCACGGCCTGGACACAGCTGTTACCCGCCGCAAGGAGATCTACGGCGTTCCGCAGCTCGGCCTTCTGGGTATCGTAGATGCTCTGCAGGGGTGACACCTCACAGTCCTTGTGCTGGCCGAACACTTTGCACATGGAGCAGGTGGGCGTCTGGCAGGTCACACAGTAAATATTGATGCGCTCGTCCTCGTGCTCCGTACACATGGGCTCCTTGGTGTCTTTGTCCTTCAGCGGTGGGTCTGCAACGTTACTTCCTACTTCTCCGCCGCTGCTCTCCGGCTGCTGCTTGTAGATATCAATGATGTTCTCCACTAGCAGGTTCCTCTGCAGGCCGTAGACGCCGTGGCGGTCCAGGACGACCTCGAAGCGGCAGGTGGGGCAGCGGAAGATGCCCCCGGAGTAGTGGTAAGGGTTGCGGGAGTCGTAGAGGTCGCTGGCGCAGCCGCGGCACAGGTTGTGTTGGCAGGGCAGGATGACTACGGGCTTCTGG is a window encoding:
- the trim63a gene encoding E3 ubiquitin-protein ligase TRIM63a, which translates into the protein MDIQTGQVTHQPSPRESLESQLSCPICLEMFQKPVVILPCQHNLCRGCASDLYDSRNPYHYSGGIFRCPTCRFEVVLDRHGVYGLQRNLLVENIIDIYKQQPESSGGEVGSNVADPPLKDKDTKEPMCTEHEDERINIYCVTCQTPTCSMCKVFGQHKDCEVSPLQSIYDTQKAELRNAVDLLAAGNSCVQAVMAQMEDTCKSIEENSQLQKRRLGESFDLLYAILEERKGQLLEKITQEEERKLGLLRSLVERYTEQLQASINLKEKAAQTMEKGNAAEFLISGKELIAQAKEAAKGSNLERPEPGLENMEHLTLCTEDVEVILYQMGFGLGDDDDNDDVVTEEEEGEEEEEEEEEEEE